One Mycolicibacterium pulveris genomic region harbors:
- a CDS encoding MmpS family transport accessory protein, translating to MRRVWLPLVIVAVLVAGGFTVSRLHSIFGSVNSLSYGDTKVDETPINPKYLKYEIFGPPGTVAQISYFDENGSPKFIKDVPLPWSLEFPITTAAGVGSIAANGDSESLGCRILVDNVVKSENIKQHAVSTFTSCMLKAA from the coding sequence TTGAGGCGGGTGTGGCTTCCGCTGGTCATAGTCGCTGTGCTCGTCGCTGGTGGATTCACCGTGTCACGGCTGCACAGCATCTTCGGCAGTGTGAATTCTCTGTCATATGGCGACACGAAAGTAGACGAAACCCCCATCAACCCCAAGTACTTGAAGTACGAGATCTTCGGGCCGCCGGGAACTGTCGCTCAAATCAGCTATTTCGACGAGAACGGCAGCCCGAAATTCATCAAAGACGTGCCGTTACCGTGGTCGCTCGAATTTCCTATCACCACCGCGGCGGGTGTCGGCAGCATCGCGGCAAACGGGGATAGCGAGAGTCTCGGTTGCCGCATCTTGGTGGACAACGTCGTGAAATCCGAGAACATAAAACAGCACGCGGTGAGCACCTTTACCAGCTGCATGCTGAAGGCCGCATGA
- a CDS encoding GMC oxidoreductase, producing MPDGNVTGRDAERIEWDVIVVGAGMGGGMLGHRLARAGRRVLFVEKGRSTLPGTSGTIRSAMPEVAEPQASRSKKTYYDTLARAGRSTDEITDISGRSPKRFVPFIGSGTGGSSALYGMVCERFFVDDFTPRQHFTDPGESTVPESWPISYDQLAPWYAEAEKLLGVRGQPDPLRPEAADVGLPPAPPFSPDNQPLVNYLAGRGLHPYHLPMACDYTDDCPTCQAYLCPKPCKYDGARSGVLPAVTEHGAHLLAECRVVRLESDRRRVQRVICQHRSDMLALRAKVVVLAAGALATPLLLLNSRDGTWSRGLANGSDMVGRNLMRHVMDWIAVWPQRGWKITAENKEIGLNDFYFMDGEKYGTVQSAGSMSSLAPLDMMMNQPGLAPSVLRMTRAAARPIYNQFTGGGLVLAAIMEDLPYSDNRVLPSDRPSVDGRQRLRLQYRLHPNEIDRRTVFLRRLKEVLQPFRTLTLRTGANNATLGHVCGTCRFGTDPATSVLDPQNRAHEVDNLYVVDASFFPSSTGLNPSLTIAANALRVAEHLNTAHFAT from the coding sequence GTGCCTGACGGCAACGTGACAGGCCGGGACGCAGAACGCATCGAGTGGGATGTCATCGTCGTGGGTGCCGGTATGGGCGGCGGGATGCTCGGGCACCGGCTGGCACGGGCAGGCCGCCGGGTGCTGTTTGTCGAAAAAGGACGCTCCACCCTGCCGGGGACATCCGGAACGATCCGCTCGGCGATGCCCGAAGTGGCCGAACCACAGGCATCCCGATCCAAGAAGACCTACTACGACACGCTGGCCCGCGCCGGCCGCAGCACCGACGAGATCACCGATATCAGTGGCCGCTCACCCAAGCGGTTCGTGCCGTTCATCGGCAGTGGAACCGGCGGATCGTCAGCACTCTACGGCATGGTCTGCGAACGGTTCTTCGTCGACGATTTCACGCCCCGCCAACACTTCACCGACCCGGGCGAGTCCACGGTGCCGGAGTCCTGGCCGATCTCCTACGACCAGCTGGCACCCTGGTATGCCGAGGCGGAGAAGCTGCTTGGGGTGCGCGGCCAACCGGATCCCCTGCGACCGGAGGCAGCGGACGTCGGCCTGCCCCCGGCCCCGCCCTTTTCCCCCGACAACCAGCCGCTGGTCAACTATCTAGCAGGACGCGGTCTGCATCCTTATCACCTGCCGATGGCCTGTGACTACACCGACGACTGCCCGACGTGTCAGGCCTACCTCTGCCCGAAACCGTGCAAGTACGACGGCGCGCGAAGCGGTGTACTGCCCGCCGTCACCGAGCACGGCGCCCACCTGCTGGCCGAATGTCGGGTCGTGCGGCTCGAGTCAGACCGCAGGCGGGTACAGAGGGTGATCTGTCAGCACCGCTCCGACATGCTCGCGCTCCGAGCCAAGGTGGTGGTGCTGGCGGCCGGCGCGCTGGCCACTCCGCTGCTGTTGCTCAACTCCCGCGATGGAACTTGGAGCCGTGGGCTGGCCAACGGGTCAGACATGGTGGGCCGCAACCTGATGCGCCATGTGATGGACTGGATCGCGGTCTGGCCGCAACGCGGGTGGAAGATCACGGCGGAGAACAAAGAAATCGGGTTGAACGACTTCTATTTCATGGACGGCGAGAAGTACGGCACGGTGCAGTCCGCCGGTTCGATGTCCTCGCTGGCGCCCCTGGACATGATGATGAACCAACCCGGCTTGGCGCCAAGCGTGCTGCGCATGACGAGGGCGGCCGCGCGGCCGATCTACAACCAGTTCACCGGTGGCGGACTGGTGCTGGCCGCGATCATGGAGGATCTCCCGTATTCGGACAATCGCGTCCTGCCCAGCGATCGGCCGAGTGTCGACGGCCGCCAACGCCTGCGACTTCAATACCGCCTGCACCCCAACGAGATCGACCGTCGCACGGTGTTCTTGCGCCGGCTCAAAGAGGTTCTGCAGCCCTTCCGTACCCTCACGCTGCGCACCGGCGCGAACAACGCGACGCTCGGGCACGTCTGCGGTACCTGTCGCTTCGGTACGGACCCCGCCACCAGCGTGCTGGACCCGCAGAACCGTGCACATGAAGTGGACAACCTCTATGTGGTTGATGCTTCCTTCTTCCCGTCCAGCACAGGCCTTAACCCCAGCCTGACCATCGCAGCCAACGCCCTGCGGGTGGCCGAGCACCTCAACACCGCACATTTCGCCACATGA
- a CDS encoding Gfo/Idh/MocA family protein, with product MPDNGSPIAIGILGAARVAPAVIVKPAKKNAEVVVAAIAARDLSRAQRFAAKHGIDRAHGSYQALIDDPKVDAVYIALPNALHGRWTRAALEAGKHVLCEKPFAANAAEAREIADLAAKSDRVVMEAFHYRYHPFASRVEQIIASGELGTLQRIEAADCFWLPKFSSNAYNYSLGGGALMDLGSYVVDMLRAFGGSTPEVVSAQAKLRDPKIDRAMTAEVRFADGHTGRLRCSLWSSAPPHYTAKVVGDRGELRLHPVIPFQQFSVRSADGRRVERFFRPRTTYDYQLEAFASAVLRGEPVKTTPAAAVENMTVIDAVYRAAGLPVREPA from the coding sequence ATGCCTGACAACGGAAGTCCAATAGCGATCGGCATTCTGGGAGCTGCCCGCGTTGCGCCTGCCGTAATTGTCAAGCCTGCAAAGAAAAATGCCGAGGTTGTCGTCGCCGCCATCGCTGCACGTGACCTCTCACGTGCGCAACGATTCGCCGCCAAGCACGGCATCGATCGGGCACACGGTAGCTACCAGGCGCTCATCGATGACCCGAAAGTGGACGCGGTCTACATTGCGCTGCCGAATGCGCTGCACGGCAGGTGGACCCGGGCGGCGCTCGAGGCGGGTAAGCATGTCTTGTGTGAAAAGCCGTTCGCGGCCAATGCGGCTGAAGCCCGCGAAATCGCCGACTTGGCCGCGAAGTCGGACCGTGTGGTGATGGAGGCGTTTCACTACCGCTATCACCCCTTTGCGTCCCGTGTGGAACAGATCATCGCTTCTGGTGAACTGGGCACACTGCAGCGCATCGAGGCCGCTGACTGCTTCTGGCTACCGAAGTTCTCATCGAATGCCTACAACTACTCTCTTGGCGGCGGCGCGCTCATGGATCTCGGGAGCTATGTGGTGGACATGCTCCGCGCCTTCGGCGGTTCCACCCCGGAAGTTGTTTCGGCGCAGGCGAAACTGCGAGACCCCAAGATCGATCGGGCGATGACGGCCGAGGTTCGCTTCGCCGACGGACACACTGGCCGCCTGCGCTGTTCGCTGTGGTCCAGCGCCCCACCGCACTACACCGCCAAGGTGGTCGGTGACAGGGGCGAGCTGCGACTTCACCCGGTGATCCCTTTCCAACAGTTCTCGGTTCGATCCGCGGACGGCCGACGTGTGGAGCGCTTCTTTCGGCCCCGGACCACATACGACTACCAGCTGGAGGCGTTCGCCTCGGCGGTGCTGCGCGGCGAGCCGGTGAAGACGACACCGGCGGCCGCGGTCGAGAACATGACCGTCATCGATGCCGTTTATCGCGCTGCCGGCCTTCCCGTCCGGGAGCCGGCGTAG
- a CDS encoding TylF/MycF/NovP-related O-methyltransferase: protein MTVTDYDVRSLYLDLLRRNLTRFGMHERMPSDWPLRRRLLLKAVNTVGPMLRGAGVRGQHVRDAGLDWPPEAETMIGMKRLTSLQHCVETVLDEDVPGDLVETGVWRGGACILMRAVLAAYGDTTRNVWLCDSFQGVPRSDTKNYEADKGIRAEFAAGILGVSEADVRANFERYGLLDNQVRFLPGWFKDTLHDAPIERIAVLRLDGDLYESTIQALDALYPRLSPGGFCIVDDYLAVKACEKAVTDYREKHGISAEIVDIDGTGVFWRK from the coding sequence TTGACCGTTACCGACTACGACGTGCGCTCGTTGTACCTTGATCTGCTTCGACGCAACCTGACCCGGTTTGGAATGCACGAGCGGATGCCGTCAGATTGGCCGCTGCGGCGGCGTCTGCTTCTCAAGGCGGTCAACACGGTCGGCCCCATGCTCAGAGGGGCGGGCGTGCGGGGCCAGCATGTGCGCGACGCCGGGCTGGACTGGCCGCCTGAGGCCGAGACGATGATCGGCATGAAGAGGCTCACCAGCCTGCAGCATTGCGTGGAAACGGTCTTGGACGAAGACGTCCCCGGCGACCTCGTCGAAACCGGAGTATGGCGAGGCGGTGCGTGCATCTTGATGCGGGCCGTCTTGGCGGCGTACGGGGACACGACGCGCAACGTGTGGCTGTGCGACTCCTTTCAAGGTGTCCCGCGCTCTGACACCAAGAACTACGAGGCGGACAAAGGGATCAGGGCCGAGTTCGCTGCCGGCATCTTAGGGGTGTCGGAAGCTGATGTCAGGGCCAATTTTGAGCGATACGGGCTGCTGGACAACCAAGTCCGGTTTCTCCCGGGGTGGTTCAAGGACACCCTGCACGACGCCCCGATCGAACGCATCGCGGTGTTGCGACTGGACGGGGATCTCTATGAATCCACGATCCAGGCTCTGGATGCGCTGTATCCGCGCCTGTCGCCCGGGGGTTTCTGCATCGTCGACGACTACCTGGCGGTGAAGGCGTGCGAGAAAGCCGTGACTGACTACCGAGAAAAACACGGGATATCCGCGGAGATCGTCGACATCGACGGAACGGGCGTATTTTGGCGAAAATAG
- a CDS encoding glycosyltransferase, which yields MKFVLAFYGTRGDVEPGIAVGRELMRRGHEVLMAVPPDLIGSAESVGLSAVSYGPETQAWLEDTRDFWGYFFRNFWKVRDLQQYLRESREPGIRAWEEMTKTLATVAEGVDLLVSGVSYEELAFDVAEYCGVALATVLWFPMRVNGRLVPNVPAPAVRWAMKMYEWLIWRGVRKVVDAQRRKLGLPRATGPVPGRIAERELLEIQAYDEVLFPGLATEWARWDGQRPFVGTLTLELPTESDEDVMSWIAAGPPPICFGFGSIPVESPADMIAMIAGACAQVGERALVCAGWTDFSDVPQFDHVKVVGAVNYATIFPACRAVVHHGGAGTTAAGLRAGVPTLILWMADVQLIWGAAVKGLKVGTSRRFAATSEKTLVADLRRILAPQYLARARQIATRMTKPAESVAAAADLMEDYARRKRVD from the coding sequence ATGAAGTTCGTGCTGGCGTTCTACGGAACTCGCGGAGACGTCGAGCCGGGCATCGCGGTCGGCCGCGAGTTGATGCGGCGGGGACACGAGGTGCTCATGGCCGTCCCTCCCGACCTGATCGGCTCGGCCGAGTCGGTCGGCCTTTCGGCGGTCTCCTACGGTCCAGAGACGCAGGCGTGGCTGGAGGACACGCGCGACTTCTGGGGCTACTTCTTCCGCAATTTCTGGAAGGTCCGAGATCTGCAGCAGTATCTCCGCGAGTCACGCGAGCCCGGCATCCGGGCTTGGGAAGAGATGACCAAGACCTTGGCCACGGTCGCGGAAGGCGTCGACTTACTGGTCAGCGGCGTCAGCTACGAGGAACTCGCGTTCGACGTCGCGGAGTACTGCGGTGTCGCGTTGGCCACCGTGTTGTGGTTCCCGATGCGCGTCAACGGCCGGCTCGTGCCGAATGTGCCCGCGCCTGCGGTCCGCTGGGCGATGAAGATGTACGAGTGGCTGATCTGGCGCGGCGTGCGGAAGGTCGTCGACGCGCAGCGGCGGAAGCTGGGCTTACCACGGGCGACCGGCCCGGTACCGGGTCGGATCGCCGAGCGAGAACTGCTGGAGATCCAGGCATACGACGAGGTGTTGTTCCCCGGGCTGGCGACCGAGTGGGCGAGATGGGATGGCCAGCGACCCTTCGTCGGCACGCTGACGCTGGAATTGCCGACCGAATCGGATGAGGACGTCATGTCCTGGATCGCCGCGGGGCCGCCGCCGATCTGTTTTGGCTTCGGCAGCATTCCGGTGGAGTCACCCGCCGACATGATCGCCATGATCGCGGGGGCTTGCGCACAGGTCGGCGAACGCGCCCTGGTGTGCGCCGGCTGGACCGACTTCAGCGACGTGCCGCAGTTCGACCACGTCAAGGTCGTGGGTGCGGTGAACTACGCGACGATCTTCCCGGCCTGCCGCGCTGTCGTGCATCACGGCGGTGCGGGCACCACCGCGGCCGGACTGCGCGCGGGAGTCCCGACGCTGATTCTGTGGATGGCGGATGTGCAGTTGATCTGGGGGGCCGCGGTCAAGGGCCTGAAGGTCGGCACCTCGCGGCGGTTCGCGGCCACCTCGGAGAAAACGCTGGTCGCCGACCTGCGGAGAATCCTGGCACCGCAATACCTCGCGCGCGCACGTCAGATCGCGACACGAATGACCAAACCCGCCGAGAGCGTCGCGGCCGCCGCCGATCTGATGGAGGATTACGCCCGCCGCAAGCGGGTCGACTGA
- a CDS encoding alpha/beta fold hydrolase produces MDLFVRESGPVDAPAIVFLHGGLMSGWTWAPVVERLPRYRCLVPDLPQYGKSVDLGPFEMARAADAVAELIRTRTSTGRAHVVGFSLGAQVGLQLLATQPQTVDRAVFTSTFVNTMPAVHLARRLAGLFARTTVFRWALISRYWDAHDAAQNEGYRRDARLNSGRQFAHIAVASAGFTVPLGLEKAFAPALFVTGDKELRLLRRWAAVLTRSMPNAVDRLAAGMGHNWPLRNPDLFSHVVDAWLTQTALPAEIGPASPQQPVGDYAGSRTGRPAAR; encoded by the coding sequence GTGGATCTGTTCGTGCGCGAATCCGGTCCGGTCGATGCGCCAGCCATCGTCTTCCTGCACGGCGGGCTCATGAGCGGCTGGACGTGGGCACCCGTGGTCGAACGACTGCCGCGATATCGCTGTCTCGTGCCGGATCTGCCCCAGTACGGCAAGAGCGTCGACCTGGGACCGTTCGAAATGGCCCGGGCTGCCGACGCGGTTGCTGAGCTCATCCGCACCCGGACCAGCACCGGCAGAGCGCACGTGGTGGGGTTTTCCCTCGGCGCCCAGGTGGGCCTTCAGTTGCTGGCTACCCAGCCGCAGACGGTCGACCGGGCGGTGTTCACCAGCACCTTCGTCAATACGATGCCCGCGGTGCACCTCGCTCGGCGCCTGGCGGGACTTTTCGCCCGCACTACCGTGTTCCGCTGGGCCCTGATCTCCCGCTATTGGGATGCCCACGACGCGGCCCAAAACGAGGGCTACAGGCGGGACGCGCGTCTCAATTCGGGTAGGCAGTTCGCCCACATTGCCGTGGCATCCGCAGGATTCACCGTCCCCCTGGGACTTGAAAAGGCGTTCGCGCCTGCACTATTCGTTACCGGTGACAAGGAGTTGCGGCTCCTCCGTCGCTGGGCTGCGGTGCTGACGCGGTCAATGCCCAATGCAGTGGACAGACTCGCGGCCGGTATGGGCCACAACTGGCCGCTTCGCAATCCTGATCTCTTCTCCCACGTCGTCGATGCCTGGCTCACCCAGACCGCCCTGCCCGCTGAGATCGGGCCGGCGTCGCCGCAGCAACCGGTTGGCGACTACGCCGGCTCCCGGACGGGAAGGCCGGCAGCGCGATAA
- a CDS encoding condensation domain-containing protein, whose protein sequence is MTGETRPDNRLALMDQAFYAGHRASGQKEVMQVAWLYDRPIDLDGLKRFHQMMSRSLWGRLIERSPLPFGRYRWVAAQRSAPIDIAETPRPRAELGDWFDERAQLPVDPEQGPAWHVGVLPLTDGSTAITMIISHYVLDGLGSVVEVAKAIMGLARDHDYPPPRSRSRLRALVEDAGQAARDMPEVARALVAAAKEARRRQNDDTRKAPKPTTVRRGGDHHVVVPGVWVLIDSEVWDARAAALGGASNTLATGLAAKLGEYLGRRHPDDGTVKMQVIVSDRTEDDTRAVAVSFARTGIDPTEVTKDLSTARGAIKEALKTLRDTPDEASPLLPLTPFTPRRTWKQLMEWAMDDPDQPAVISNFGDVGSAVTCPDGTQCQAAWARGTNQHITEDRLERTGGLLQVLFGRLPTVGKISMSIQAYQPGGVTTKAALRDLVVSTLAEFDLAGEID, encoded by the coding sequence TTGACCGGTGAAACCAGGCCGGACAACCGGCTTGCGCTGATGGACCAGGCGTTCTACGCGGGGCATCGCGCCAGCGGCCAAAAAGAGGTCATGCAGGTGGCGTGGCTCTACGACCGCCCCATCGACCTGGATGGGCTGAAGCGGTTTCACCAGATGATGAGCCGTTCGTTGTGGGGCCGGCTGATCGAGCGTTCACCTCTGCCGTTCGGTCGGTACCGATGGGTCGCAGCTCAGCGCTCGGCGCCCATCGATATCGCTGAGACTCCGCGTCCACGCGCCGAACTCGGCGACTGGTTCGACGAACGCGCACAACTGCCCGTCGACCCTGAACAAGGACCCGCCTGGCACGTCGGCGTCCTTCCTCTGACTGACGGCTCCACGGCGATCACCATGATCATCTCTCACTACGTGCTCGACGGCCTTGGCAGCGTCGTCGAGGTCGCCAAGGCGATCATGGGTCTTGCTCGCGACCACGACTATCCGCCCCCACGGTCACGCAGTCGCTTGCGCGCGTTGGTTGAGGATGCCGGTCAAGCCGCCCGCGACATGCCCGAGGTCGCGCGGGCTCTCGTCGCCGCGGCCAAAGAGGCCCGGCGTCGTCAAAACGACGACACCCGAAAAGCACCGAAGCCGACAACCGTCCGTCGCGGAGGAGATCACCACGTCGTCGTGCCGGGTGTCTGGGTCCTGATCGACTCGGAGGTTTGGGATGCGCGCGCGGCGGCCCTTGGCGGGGCGAGCAACACCCTGGCAACCGGATTGGCTGCGAAACTCGGCGAGTATCTGGGTCGTCGGCATCCCGATGATGGCACCGTCAAAATGCAGGTCATCGTCAGCGATCGCACCGAGGACGACACACGCGCGGTTGCGGTGTCTTTCGCCCGCACGGGGATCGACCCGACGGAGGTGACGAAAGATCTCAGTACCGCCCGCGGCGCGATAAAGGAGGCACTGAAGACCCTTCGGGACACGCCGGACGAAGCATCGCCGCTTCTGCCGTTGACCCCGTTCACACCGCGACGGACGTGGAAACAGCTGATGGAATGGGCGATGGACGACCCGGACCAGCCGGCGGTCATCTCCAATTTCGGTGACGTCGGCTCGGCGGTGACCTGTCCGGACGGCACCCAGTGCCAGGCCGCGTGGGCGCGCGGGACGAACCAGCACATCACCGAGGATCGACTCGAGCGAACCGGCGGTCTGTTGCAGGTGTTGTTCGGTCGGCTGCCCACGGTCGGCAAGATCTCCATGAGTATTCAGGCCTACCAACCCGGGGGCGTGACCACCAAGGCCGCTCTGCGGGATCTGGTGGTGAGCACGTTGGCCGAATTCGACCTGGCCGGCGAGATCGACTGA
- a CDS encoding PE-PPE domain-containing protein has translation MTFAFVALASTTVLIMGGTGHPLSTPPDTAPYVQQYMDDAVNNFVSPASAATIPTGIPQGPYNSVAVITPEQDWPNYGQLPISESISQGLASLHSCISSNVCDYNTEMESTAPSPSDTFVVFGYSQSAAIAMLEKARLAAEYGEGEGPDVSFVVIGAPRPNGGLGARDTTGLMTFLLFGRWPDADLINMPIPTDTQHFTANAVIQYDGFSDFPLNPLNLLATVNAYMGVLLFHTTYGDHSLDDPGVIDQGQYGDTRFYLFPSEILPVLKPIQSIPVIGPALADSWDPVLRVMIESAYNRGISPGVPTPFDVLYFENPIKLATNLLLAVPIGMDNGIESLFGVRPLGTLRPGPYGVGGSDGGLKIPEPAAITAGAESVDPPVGPTSAELPSDSPEFASIDAADMVTGEPTSSESAGDADAEITESTDETESVESSSDSENTGSPDSRFADDTFPDDADAKASSTTDVDPSPALRSASVAGRSTESTDTDQDFVGDRGARRDAADQDKPRMATSSLS, from the coding sequence ATGACATTCGCCTTCGTCGCGCTGGCGAGTACCACCGTTCTCATCATGGGTGGCACAGGACACCCACTGTCGACACCACCCGACACTGCTCCGTACGTGCAGCAGTACATGGACGACGCGGTCAACAACTTCGTGTCGCCCGCGTCGGCGGCAACGATCCCCACCGGGATCCCCCAAGGGCCATACAACAGCGTCGCCGTCATCACGCCAGAGCAAGACTGGCCGAACTACGGGCAGTTGCCGATTTCTGAGTCGATCAGCCAAGGATTGGCGAGCCTCCACAGCTGTATCAGCTCCAACGTCTGTGACTACAACACAGAAATGGAGTCCACAGCGCCGTCTCCCTCTGACACATTTGTGGTCTTCGGGTATTCGCAGAGCGCCGCCATCGCCATGCTGGAAAAAGCGCGGCTGGCCGCCGAGTACGGTGAGGGTGAAGGCCCCGACGTCTCGTTCGTGGTGATCGGCGCCCCACGGCCGAACGGCGGACTGGGCGCACGAGACACGACCGGATTGATGACATTCCTCTTGTTCGGACGTTGGCCCGACGCCGACCTGATCAACATGCCCATTCCGACTGACACTCAGCACTTCACGGCGAATGCCGTGATTCAGTACGACGGTTTCTCGGATTTTCCATTGAATCCGCTGAACCTGCTCGCCACCGTCAACGCATACATGGGAGTGCTCCTCTTCCACACGACATACGGTGATCACAGCCTCGACGACCCCGGGGTGATAGATCAGGGGCAATACGGAGACACCCGCTTCTACTTGTTCCCATCCGAGATTCTCCCCGTGCTGAAGCCGATCCAGAGCATCCCCGTCATCGGCCCCGCACTGGCCGACTCGTGGGATCCGGTGCTGCGCGTGATGATCGAGTCGGCCTACAACCGCGGCATCAGTCCAGGAGTACCGACCCCGTTCGACGTCCTGTACTTCGAGAATCCAATCAAACTGGCCACCAACCTCCTCCTGGCGGTCCCGATCGGCATGGACAACGGGATCGAGTCGCTCTTCGGAGTCCGTCCACTGGGGACTCTCAGGCCGGGCCCATACGGCGTCGGCGGATCGGATGGAGGTCTCAAGATTCCCGAACCTGCCGCCATTACTGCCGGCGCGGAGAGTGTGGATCCACCAGTTGGCCCGACCTCCGCGGAATTGCCATCGGACAGCCCGGAATTCGCGTCCATCGATGCAGCCGACATGGTCACCGGGGAGCCGACGTCGTCTGAATCGGCGGGCGATGCCGACGCGGAGATCACGGAGTCGACTGACGAAACCGAATCGGTGGAGTCGTCATCGGACAGCGAAAATACCGGGTCTCCCGACTCACGTTTCGCGGATGACACCTTTCCGGATGACGCTGATGCGAAGGCCTCGTCGACGACCGATGTCGATCCCAGCCCTGCCTTGCGGTCCGCATCCGTTGCCGGCAGGTCGACTGAGTCGACGGATACCGATCAGGACTTCGTCGGTGACCGCGGTGCCCGTCGGGACGCCGCCGATCAAGACAAGCCGAGGATGGCGACGAGTTCGCTGTCGTGA
- a CDS encoding glycosyltransferase family 4 protein, with the protein MISNVATFGGGGVVGFRDMLLAVRTKRPDVDLVAVIGQKGDVAQRCVDDGIDTKIALTPWWAFGKWWRLRGIEPHALIGWLPYTVLLLPGIAQALVFFIRHRPTVVLTNTMTVPSHAIAAKILGIPHYWMVREFGRDDHGLWFLFGYRTTIRLVGRLSESVLCNSHAVEQTMLALDPAMTTHVLYPVVDTALGTPPQRHPHERMRTILVGYFSAAKGQHLAVEAIANARSAGVDIELTLVGAGSHEPLRRLARRLGVDDLVTIHPPTRDLGPFWAAAHVGLMCSQREAFGRVTVEAMRAGLPVCGTNSGGTPEIIKPGVGGLLSPPGDAHALAVNLMTLEADEDLRRSLAIGALETSQRFERDHHDSELVAILGLS; encoded by the coding sequence ATGATCTCGAACGTCGCCACTTTCGGCGGCGGCGGAGTCGTCGGATTTCGGGACATGCTGTTGGCGGTGCGAACAAAGCGGCCGGACGTGGATCTCGTCGCGGTCATCGGACAGAAGGGCGACGTCGCACAGCGCTGCGTCGACGACGGCATTGACACCAAGATCGCCTTGACGCCCTGGTGGGCCTTCGGCAAATGGTGGCGCTTGCGCGGCATCGAACCGCACGCGCTGATCGGCTGGCTGCCCTACACCGTGTTGCTTCTGCCGGGCATCGCGCAGGCACTGGTGTTCTTCATCCGACACCGTCCGACGGTAGTGCTCACCAACACCATGACCGTGCCGTCGCACGCCATCGCCGCCAAGATTCTCGGCATCCCGCATTACTGGATGGTCCGCGAATTCGGCCGAGACGACCATGGGCTGTGGTTTCTGTTCGGATATCGCACAACGATCCGCCTGGTCGGCCGGCTTTCGGAATCGGTGCTCTGCAACTCACACGCCGTCGAGCAGACAATGCTCGCGCTGGACCCCGCGATGACAACACATGTGCTCTACCCGGTCGTGGACACCGCGCTGGGCACACCACCGCAGCGGCATCCCCACGAGCGCATGCGCACGATCCTGGTCGGCTACTTCTCTGCGGCCAAGGGACAGCACCTGGCCGTCGAGGCCATTGCCAACGCCCGAAGCGCCGGTGTCGACATCGAGCTGACACTGGTGGGCGCCGGAAGCCACGAACCACTTCGCCGCCTTGCCCGCCGCCTGGGCGTCGACGACCTGGTGACCATCCACCCACCGACGCGCGATCTGGGCCCCTTCTGGGCGGCCGCGCACGTCGGCCTGATGTGCAGCCAGCGTGAAGCATTCGGCCGCGTGACCGTCGAGGCGATGAGAGCCGGCCTGCCGGTGTGCGGAACCAACTCCGGCGGCACCCCAGAGATCATCAAACCCGGCGTGGGCGGGTTGCTCAGCCCGCCGGGAGACGCGCACGCTCTCGCCGTCAACCTGATGACCCTCGAGGCTGACGAAGACCTGCGCCGCAGCCTGGCTATCGGTGCCCTAGAAACGTCGCAACGCTTTGAACGCGACCATCACGACAGCGAACTCGTCGCCATCCTCGGCTTGTCTTGA